The DNA segment CGCCCACTCCGGGCGCGCCCGCGACGCTGGTGCGCAACGGGCTCTACCGCTACGTCCGCCATCCAATCTACCTCGGCGAGTTCCTGGTCGTCTTCGCATGGAGCTTCGAATGCGGCGCGCCGATTGCCGCGCTCATCACGATCGTGGTGGGGGCACTGATGGGACGGCGGCGAATCGCCGTCGAGGAGGCGGAGATGCTGGCGCAGTTCGGCGAGGAGTACGCGCAGTATATGCGCGAGACCGACGCGTTCATTCCCAACGTCTGGTAGCGCGGCGGCGCCGGCTGGCGGCGTGGTATGCGATGGCCCGTCGGCGCGCCGCTTTCGGCCGCCGCGCGCGCCTATTTGAGCCGGCGGGCGACTTCGGTCGCGAAGTAGGTGAGGATCAGGTCGGCGCCCGCGCGCTTGATCGCCCCCAGCACCTCCATCACCGCGCGTTCCTCGTCGAGCCATCCGTTGAGCCCGGCCGCGCGCAGCATCGCGTATTCGCCCGAGACGTTGTAGGCCGCCAGCGGCACATGGAATTCGTGCTTGGCGCGGTAGATGAGGTCGAGATAGGCGAGCGCCGGCTTGACCATCACGATGTCGGCGCCCTCTTCGAGGTCGAGCGCGATCTCGCGCATCGCCTCGTCGCCGTTGGGCGGGTCCATCTGGTAGGAGCGGCGGTCGCCGAACTGCGGCGCCGACTCGGCGGCCTCGCGGAACGGCCCGTAGAAGGCCGAGGCGAACTTGGCCGAGTAGGCCATGATCGGCACGTGCGCGAAGCCGTTGTCGTCGAGCGTTTTGCGGATCGCGCCGACCCGCCCGTCCATCATGTCCGACGGCGCGACCATGTCGGCACCCGCGCGCGCGTGCGAGAGCGCCTCGCGCGAGAGCAGCTCGAGGGTGGCGTCGTTGTCGATGTCGTTGCCGACCACCATCCCGCAATGGCCGTGGTCGGTGTATTCGCACATGCAGACGTCAGTGACCACGGCCAGGCCGGGGACATGCTCCTTGATTTCGCGGATCGCGCGCTGGACCTCGCCCTGATCGTTCCACGCCTCGCTGCCGCGCGGGTCCTTGCGCTGCGGGATGCCGAACAGGATCACCGCGGGGACACCGGCACCATGGGTTTCGCGCGCCGCGCGCACCACTCGGTCCACCGACATCTGGGCGACGCCAGGCATCGCGCCGATCGGGCGGTTCACGTCGCGCCCGGGGCAGACGAAGAAGGGCTGAATGAAATCGTCGGGCGCAAGCCGCGTCTCGCGTACCATCCGGCGCAGGGTTTCGGTCCGTCGCAACCGGCGCGGACGATTGATCGGGAACGCCATCGTTGACGTGCACCCCCTCGGAGGGCTTCGCCGCCGATTATATTGATGGGGCGGCGCTATGCGAAGTCGGACCGGCGGTGTGCATCGCCGCCCGGTCCAAGGTTGCCATCGGTCTATCCAGCGCTCCGCGCCAGATAATCCCGCATTGCTTCGATGAGTGCGGGCACCGTGTAGCTCGGGGCTTCGACGACGACCTTAAGGCCGGCCTCGCGCGCGCTCGCGGCGGTGATCGGACCTATAACCGCCGCCGGCAGTCCGCGCGACGCCTCGCCGACCATCGCGCAGAAATTGGTCACCGTGCTCGAGCTGGTGAAGGCGACAAGGTCGATCGCCCCCGCTGCGGCAAGCGCACGCACGCGCTCGACCGGCGCTCGCGCGGGCGCGACTGTTTTGTAAACCGGGGCGACGATGACCTCTCGCGCTCCCGCCTCGCGCAGCATCGCGGGCAGGACCTCGCGCGCGACTTGAGCGCGGGGGATGAGAATACGCGCACCGCCGAGCCGTGCGCCGCCGATCGCGTCGAGGATCGCCTCGGCGCGATATTCGAGGGGCTGGGCCGCGACCGTCAGCGCACGGGCGGCGAGGCGTGCAGCGGTCGCGGGGCCGATCGCGGCGAGCTTCGCGCCTGCCATCGCGCGCACGTCAACCCCGCGCTCGCGCATCCGATCGACGAAGCGTTCCACGCCCGTCGCGCTGGTGAAGATCACCCAGTCGAAGGAGTCCAGGCGCGCAAGCGCCGCGTCGATTTCGGCGTAGCTGTCCGGCGCCACAGTCTCGATCGTCGGAAACTCGATCACCTCGGCGCCCATCGCGCGCAGCCCGTTTGCGAACGCGGAGGCGGCCGAACGCGCACGCGTGACCACGATTCGCCGGCCGAACAGCGGCATCCGCTCGAACCATCCGAGCCGTTTGCCCATCGCGGCGGTCTCGCCCACGACGACCACCGCCGGCGCGCCGACATTGGCTCGCTCGGCCTCGTCGGCGAGCGTGGCGAGCGTGGCGATGAGCGCGCGATGCGCCGCCACGCTCGCCCATTGCACGATTGCCGCCGGCGTCTCCGCCGCGAGTCCCGCCGCGGTCAAGCGCGCCAGCGTTTCACGCAGCCGCGCCCGTGCCATCAAGAGCACCAGCGTGCCGCCCTTGCGCGCCGCGGCGGCAAGCTCGTCGAGCGGGGCGCCGCCGCCGTCGGCGCGCTTGAGCCCGTCCAGATGCGCGGTCAGGAAGGCGACGAAGGAGCCGGCCCGGCGATGGGTCAACGGGATGCCGGCGAACGCGGGCGCCGCGATCGCCGAGGTCACGCCGGGCACGACTTCGAATTCGACGCCGGCTGCGCTCAACGCCTCGGCCTCCTCGCCGCCGCGGCCGAAGATGAAGGGGTCGCCGCCCTTGAGCCGCACGACGCGGCGACCGGCACGCGCGTGCTCGATCATCAGGCGGTTGAGCTCGGCCTGGTCGATATTGCCGGGCGCGCCGGCGCGCTTGCCCGCATAAATCAGCTCGGCGGCTTGGGGGGCCAGCAGAAGCAGCTCGGGGCTGACCAGCGAGTCGTGGATAACGACCTCGGCGCGGCGCAGGGTCCGTTCAGCGCGCAGCGTGATCAGGTCGGGCGCGCCGGGTCCTGCACCGACCAGGTAAACCTTTCCCGCCCGCTCAGCCATCGCCGAGCAGCTCGCGTCCGCCGCGCTCCAGCATCCGCCGCGCCAGCCGCGCGCCTGCCTCGGCGGCCCGCGCGGGCGACGCATCCGCTGCCCGCGCTTCGCTCAATTCGTCGGCCAGGTGGCGGGCGCCGTCGACGCTGAACACGAGCGCGCGCACGTTGAGGACGCCGTTATCGAGGCGGGCGCGCACGCCGACCGGCGAGACGCACGAGGCGCCGAGCGCGGCCAGAAAGCCGCGTTCGGCGCTGACTTCGCGCCGCGCGCGCGCATCATCGAGCCTGGCGAGCGCGGCGGCGAGCTCGGCCGAGCCGCCCAGCGGCTCGCCGGCGCGCGCCTCGACCGCGAGTGCGCCCTGCCCGCCAGCGGGGACGAAGTCGCGCTCGTCGAGCGGGAAGAGCGTGACGCCGGCGGGGCGCGCGCGCGCCAGCCGTGCCAGCCCCGCCATCGCAAGGATGATCGCGTCGAAGTCGCCCGCCACGAGGCGTCCCAGACGCGTATCGACGTTGCCGCGCAGCGCTCCGACGTCGAGGTCGGCGCGGATGCGCAGCGCCTCGAAGCGCCGGCGGGGGGACGAGGTACCCAGGCGCGCGCCGCGCGCGAGCGGGGCCAACGCTTGGGCGGCCGGCATCGCGTCGGCCGCCGGAATGCCGGGCGCGGGCTGCTGATGCGCGCCGCCGCCGGCGGCGCGCATCAGCAGCGCGTCGCGCGCATCGGCGCGCTCGGGCACCGCCGCGATCTCCATCCCCGGTGCGGCCACCGCCGGCAGATCCTTCATCGAGTGCACGGCCAGATCGATCCGGCGCTCCGCCAGCGCCTGCTCGAGCTCCTTGACGAAGAGCCCCTTGCCCCCGACCTGCGCCAGCGCGGCGCTGCCGAGCTTGTCGCCGCTGGTGCGGATTGGGACGATTTCGATCTCCACCGACGGCATCAGCGCGGCGAGCTCGCTGCGCACGAGCGCGGCCTGGGCGAGCGCGAGCGCGCTCGGGCGGGAACCGATGCGCAGCGTGGCCATCCCTGATCTCAGCGGCGTGCGCGGACGCCGCGCCGTTCACGATTTTTCGTCGTCGTCATCGAGGTCGAGCGCGGCGCCGGCGGGCGCGTCGAGCGCCAGCGCTCCGCCTGCCAGCTCGCCGCAGAGCAGCCGGCGCGCCACCTCGGCGGTGTAGGCCGGGTCGGGAACGCCGCCGCCAGCGCCGCGCAGGCCGCTCAGGATGCGATGGAGCAGCTTGTTGACGAGCGCGCGGGTGAGTGACTCGATGCGCGCGCGTTCGGCGGGCTCGAGCCCGGCCAGCCATGCGCGGTGGCGTCCGAGCTCGGCCTCGCGCAGTTGCTCGATACTCACGCGGATGTCCTTGATTGCGGGCACCAGCTCCAGGCCGCTCATCCAGCGCATGAAGGAGTCAAGCTCGGCGGCGACGATCGCCTCGGCCTTGTCGGCCTCGCGCGCCCGCTCATCGCGCGACTCCGCGACCACCGCGCCGAGATCGTCGATGTCGTAGAGGTAAACGTTCTCCAGCGCGTTAAGGCTCGCGTCGAAATTGCGCGGCACTCCAACGTCGATCAGGAACATCGGGCGGTAGCGCCGCTCGCGCAGGATCGCCTCCAGGTCGGCGGACTCAAGCACCGGACGAGCTGCGGCGAGCGAACCGATCACGATGTCGGCGAGCTTGAGGTAGGGTCGATGGTTTTCGAACGGAACCGCGGTACCGCCCAGCGAACGCGCCAGCGCCACCGCGTTATCAAACGTGCGGCTGGTCACCAGCAAAGTCTCGGCGCCGAGACCGCGCAACTGGCGCGCGGTCAGTTCGGCCATCTGCCCCGCGCCCATCAGCATCACGGTCTTGTCGGCCAGAGTGTCAAAGATCCGTCCCGCAAGGCGCGCGGCGGCGGAGCTGACCGACACCGAGCCGCGCCCGATGAACGTCGCCTTGCGCACGCGTTTGGCCACCGAGAAGGCGCGATGGAAGGCGCGATGGAGCACCAGGCCCACGCTGTGGGCTTCGGCCGCCTGCGCATAGGCGGTCTTGAGCTGGCCCAGGATCTGCGGCTCGCCGACCACCATCGAGTCAAGGCTCGCGCCGACGCGGAACAGATGGCGGGCGGCTTCGCGCCCCTCGAAGCGGTAAAGCGCGGGCCGGAACAATGCCGCATCCACATCGCGGTCGGCGGCGAGGAAGTCGGCCGCCTCGGCGCCCGCGCGCGCAGGCTCGGCGGAGACGCCGACGATCTCGACGCGGTTGCAGGTCGAGATCAGCGCGGCTTCGCTGAGCGCCGGCGCGCGCAGCTTGAGCCGGCCCAGGGCCGCAACGATCTCCTGGTCGGGATAGGCCAGCCGCTCGCGGACCGCGACCGGCGCGGTGCGATAGTTGACGCCGACGATGAGCAGCGCTTCGTCCATCGCCTAGCCGAAAGTGCCTCCATGCTTGCCGGGAAAGACCAGGCTTACGCCCAGGAACGATCCGAGCAGGACCGTGAAGACCGCCAACGTCAGCGCCGCCGCGCGCCGGCCGCGCCATCCCACCGTGATCCGCGATTCGAGCAGCGCCGCGTACAACAGCCACGTCAGCAGCGACCACGACTCCTGCGGCTCCCACGACCAGAAATGCCCCCAGGTCGCCTCAGCCCAGATCGCGCCGCTGACGATCGCCAGCGAGAGCATCACGAAGCCCCACTCCAGCAGGCGGTAGTTGATGCGGTCGAGCTTCTCGAGGCTCGGCACCGGCTGGCCCGCCGGCGCCAACGGGCGCTTCGCCTTCAGCCGCGATTCGTACACCAGGTAGGCGAGACTGACCCCGGCGGCGACCACGAACAGCGCGTCGCCGAGAAAGGCGAGCGTCACATGCACCGGCAGCCACGCGCTGCGCAGGCTCTGGGGGATTATCAGGCGCCCGGGACGCGTCAGGACGTACGCCGCGCCCGCGGCCAGCAGCACGCCGGGCGCGACGAAGGCGCCGAGCACCTGGATGCGCATGCGCACGATCAGCGCGAGGCTTACGATCGCCGTAAGCCAGGCCAGGAAGGACAGCGACTGCGCGAAGTTGGTGACCGGGATGTTGCCGGCCGCCAGGGCTCCCACCACCAGGTCGAGCGTATGGAACAGGACCGCCGCGCCGAGCAGCGGCACCGCCTGCTCCGACCATCGCGTGCGGTTCGTAACTCGCCCGCCCACGAATCCCGCGGCGCTCAGCGCGTAGCAGACCAGGGCAGGCGGCAACCAGATCGTCGTGTTCATCGCGGCGGTATGGATTCAGCGCGCGGCGCGCTCGTCGCGCCCGCGCCCGATGTTAAATAATGCCGGGTCGATGCCGAGTTCAACCGCCCCGAAGCCGACGCACTCGACGAGCAGCCGTTCGATCCGCTCCGATTCGCCGCGCGCGATACAGTTCGCGAGATCGGACTCGGCCAGCCGTTTGAGCTTGCGCGCGCGAAGTTGAGGATCAGGTTCACGCTCGCGCAGCAGGCGGCGCGCCGCGCGCATCAGCTCGAGCGCCGGCGCGTATTCGGGTCCGAAGCGTGATTCCAGCTCGGCGCGCAACCGGCGCGCCGTCGCGGGGCTGGCGCCCGAGGTCGAGACCGCTATTTGCAAGGCCCCGCGCCGCATCACCGCCGGCGAGATAAAGCTGCACGCCTCGGGCGCGTCGGCGACGTTGACCGGGATGCCGCGCCGATTTGCTTCCGCAACCACTGCGCCAGCGAGCGTGCGGTCGTCACTTGTTACATAGACCAGCGCGGCGCCGTCGAGGTCGCTAGCTT comes from the Candidatus Binataceae bacterium genome and includes:
- the hemB gene encoding porphobilinogen synthase, translated to MAFPINRPRRLRRTETLRRMVRETRLAPDDFIQPFFVCPGRDVNRPIGAMPGVAQMSVDRVVRAARETHGAGVPAVILFGIPQRKDPRGSEAWNDQGEVQRAIREIKEHVPGLAVVTDVCMCEYTDHGHCGMVVGNDIDNDATLELLSREALSHARAGADMVAPSDMMDGRVGAIRKTLDDNGFAHVPIMAYSAKFASAFYGPFREAAESAPQFGDRRSYQMDPPNGDEAMREIALDLEEGADIVMVKPALAYLDLIYRAKHEFHVPLAAYNVSGEYAMLRAAGLNGWLDEERAVMEVLGAIKRAGADLILTYFATEVARRLK
- the cobA gene encoding uroporphyrinogen-III C-methyltransferase; translated protein: MAERAGKVYLVGAGPGAPDLITLRAERTLRRAEVVIHDSLVSPELLLLAPQAAELIYAGKRAGAPGNIDQAELNRLMIEHARAGRRVVRLKGGDPFIFGRGGEEAEALSAAGVEFEVVPGVTSAIAAPAFAGIPLTHRRAGSFVAFLTAHLDGLKRADGGGAPLDELAAAARKGGTLVLLMARARLRETLARLTAAGLAAETPAAIVQWASVAAHRALIATLATLADEAERANVGAPAVVVVGETAAMGKRLGWFERMPLFGRRIVVTRARSAASAFANGLRAMGAEVIEFPTIETVAPDSYAEIDAALARLDSFDWVIFTSATGVERFVDRMRERGVDVRAMAGAKLAAIGPATAARLAARALTVAAQPLEYRAEAILDAIGGARLGGARILIPRAQVAREVLPAMLREAGAREVIVAPVYKTVAPARAPVERVRALAAAGAIDLVAFTSSSTVTNFCAMVGEASRGLPAAVIGPITAASAREAGLKVVVEAPSYTVPALIEAMRDYLARSAG
- a CDS encoding hydroxymethylbilane synthase produces the protein MATLRIGSRPSALALAQAALVRSELAALMPSVEIEIVPIRTSGDKLGSAALAQVGGKGLFVKELEQALAERRIDLAVHSMKDLPAVAAPGMEIAAVPERADARDALLMRAAGGGAHQQPAPGIPAADAMPAAQALAPLARGARLGTSSPRRRFEALRIRADLDVGALRGNVDTRLGRLVAGDFDAIILAMAGLARLARARPAGVTLFPLDERDFVPAGGQGALAVEARAGEPLGGSAELAAALARLDDARARREVSAERGFLAALGASCVSPVGVRARLDNGVLNVRALVFSVDGARHLADELSEARAADASPARAAEAGARLARRMLERGGRELLGDG
- the hemA gene encoding glutamyl-tRNA reductase; translation: MDEALLIVGVNYRTAPVAVRERLAYPDQEIVAALGRLKLRAPALSEAALISTCNRVEIVGVSAEPARAGAEAADFLAADRDVDAALFRPALYRFEGREAARHLFRVGASLDSMVVGEPQILGQLKTAYAQAAEAHSVGLVLHRAFHRAFSVAKRVRKATFIGRGSVSVSSAAARLAGRIFDTLADKTVMLMGAGQMAELTARQLRGLGAETLLVTSRTFDNAVALARSLGGTAVPFENHRPYLKLADIVIGSLAAARPVLESADLEAILRERRYRPMFLIDVGVPRNFDASLNALENVYLYDIDDLGAVVAESRDERAREADKAEAIVAAELDSFMRWMSGLELVPAIKDIRVSIEQLREAELGRHRAWLAGLEPAERARIESLTRALVNKLLHRILSGLRGAGGGVPDPAYTAEVARRLLCGELAGGALALDAPAGAALDLDDDDEKS
- the ccsB gene encoding c-type cytochrome biogenesis protein CcsB; translation: MNTTIWLPPALVCYALSAAGFVGGRVTNRTRWSEQAVPLLGAAVLFHTLDLVVGALAAGNIPVTNFAQSLSFLAWLTAIVSLALIVRMRIQVLGAFVAPGVLLAAGAAYVLTRPGRLIIPQSLRSAWLPVHVTLAFLGDALFVVAAGVSLAYLVYESRLKAKRPLAPAGQPVPSLEKLDRINYRLLEWGFVMLSLAIVSGAIWAEATWGHFWSWEPQESWSLLTWLLYAALLESRITVGWRGRRAAALTLAVFTVLLGSFLGVSLVFPGKHGGTFG
- a CDS encoding bifunctional precorrin-2 dehydrogenase/sirohydrochlorin ferrochelatase, whose product is MRYLPVFLRVDGRRCVVVGGGAAAERRVRDLLETDAQAVLVGAAITPALAAMAKAGTLVYRGPDFQASDLDGAALVYVTSDDRTLAGAVVAEANRRGIPVNVADAPEACSFISPAVMRRGALQIAVSTSGASPATARRLRAELESRFGPEYAPALELMRAARRLLREREPDPQLRARKLKRLAESDLANCIARGESERIERLLVECVGFGAVELGIDPALFNIGRGRDERAAR